The Bombus pascuorum chromosome 11, iyBomPasc1.1, whole genome shotgun sequence genome includes the window TCtgacatattctttaatgcatgtttccaatttttcaaacCATTCTTGAACATCTTCGtttgaatataattctataacaTCACGTATCTCGTTACCATTTAGGTGattaattatacgtaattgatTTTTCGTTGATTTCGATCGGCGGACAATAGTTTcctaaaatataacaatattataatcatattCAATATCgacagaaaatttaaaaaaatataatccaAAGTTTCATTTTACCTTCTTTACACAAATCGTATACATAggtttttctaatttttccaaacattttttcgatttccAAACTTCAATTTGGAAACTTCGTAATCGTATCCAGCATCgtcgattatttataattgcgAATCCAGCACAAACTTCCTTATCGATGTAATACGGTTGAACAGCTAAACGACAGCAAAAATGTCCGAAAAGCGGCAATGCATTAGCTTTACTACCaacattgtttaatattagatCATGTGAACGTATATTCTCATCGGTATCATTAAGGGTCATCTTTGCGTAAGCCAGCAACTCAAACTGCGGTGCTTTATTAGACTCATTTTCATTTCGTAGAGCGGCCGCAAACTTTCGACCTACTGTTTTCGAAATTGAAGAATGAATGGTTCTTCTGATCTTTCTCGGAGTGCTGGCAATACTAAAGTCTTCTTGCAAAATATGACTATAAACTTCTAAAGATAATTCAAATTCAGCTGATACGTTACTGAATAATAAAACGTCAGGAAAACTAATATCCGTTTGCTTTCTATCGATTGGAAAAAGTAAACTCGTATCCTGAATTTCTGCACCAATTCGAACTATACAAAAAATCGCGAATCTTCGATAATCTCCACggtttttaaaataatcagAATCTCTCCACATCAAAGGAAATCTAAGATCCGAGATAGATAATTTGCTCTTGCTATCTGAACTGCTGAAACATACAaagttaaatagtattatacGTATTTCCGTGCATTCCTATttacaacatatttttataaatagacCAGTACCTCGTTTTCAATGATGCATCTTTTCCTCGATCTTCTAACTCAACCATATAGGCGGACATTCGTTTGTTAGAAGTAAATAAAGCACGTGCAGCCTCCAAACTTTGTGCAGGATGCTGCGCAGCAGCCAACAATCTGGCTGAgccttcttttattttagtttccaatttaattttttgctcCAAATCATATTcctaaaatggaaaatattatatttttataacgatttctattattaaaatcattataCCTCGTGAAAAGAACACGGACTGAACagaaaacatttataatttagtttATATTTTCCAGAAGAAAACAAATCAATTAAATGTAAGAAAAGATGAATACAATGTTTATCATATAGGACTTTTTATATGTACGAACTATTTCAAAGGAacttgcaataaatattttgaaaagctttaattcataataatgaattaaatgtTTAACAACTTCTTGATGTtactttatttcgtaaattatttcttttatttatgtacacataagaatatagaaatactACTACATGATagtaaagaatattaatactaaatattatctacgtatctttaaaaatttctaatttcaataaattattatacaagaCATGAAACAAAAGATcagttttcaaaatttctccATTCATCAACCTTATTTCAAggtaacatttaaaataacaattacgCCAAAATTAAAATGCGCGTTATAGATTATTTAACGTGACAGTTGCTAATTATGAACGactataattttaaaactgcAACATTCTTTTTGTTgacaatagaaatataaattatttgtatttgtattaaatatctttgaaaacaaataaataagtaatatatataattgaaagaattctatttattaaaaatgctataattaaatatttaaatatatctttaaaaaatttactatGTAGAAGATTAAATacatatcttattttaatttagattttatacatatacatttagTCCTTTAACGGCTCTTTCAAATGTCAAACATAACCTATGCTTTCTTAAcgataattaacaattttaaaataatatttaacaaatgtaGTCTGTTTCAAAACATTAAGATGAATGAAGGcaatttctactttttaataataaagtcttgataaaataaaaaatattataagacaCAACGTatagtaaataatacaattctatagataattataatatttactcacagctacatttttataatttcgaataCTTTCTCGTCTGCGAACTCGTGCTTGAAAATCACTTAACGAacgcaaataattattttccttgTTTAAACTGTTAGTTAGTGGAACGCGTAAAGAGCCAATACTTTTTCTACGTGGCGCCATTTTGATGGTTCATTGCTTTTTTTTCAGCAGTTTCAAATGACCGTAGTTTCAAAATCTCTCGGCCATTGTACAAATATGTAAAGAAAAGATGTAGGGAAgggaaaattaagaaaaaattattgcgtacaaaaatatcatttgacaaagctataaaaatgtttagtataaggtataaaaaatgttaaataaacttCTGCAAAAAACTGAAACTTATATTTggtatatatgtagatattcaCATTCGAACAGCAATTAATATAAAGTAAGGGTATTTGTAATGATGTAGAATAACGagcataatttttttattttttatccttgtccttgtctttgtccttctctttctctctttctttatctttatctttgtTCTGTTGAAGAGACCCAACGGCTTGGCGGACGGCTTCCGAATGAGGATCAACACCTGgtaaattttccaaaactGATTGTAAAAATGCTGGATCAGACATAACAGCAGCATAATCCTCTTCAACTTCCATTGCTTCCTCTTTGAGAGATTCAAGTTCttctataaaacaaaataaatgataataatgtGCTCACACGTGTACGTAGATGTAAATAGTTACATAAGGATAATTTTCGTACGTTGATCTTGCATAGACATTTGCATTGCAAAAGCAATTTGTTCCTCTTCGGTCATACGTGCAAAATCCGGTGCATTTATGTTAGCAGGAGTAGCAGTATTCTCAGCAGTTGAAGATGAAGTTTCTGCACCCTCGAGTGACATAGCGAGTGCGCGCTTTAACATTGCCTCTTCGTTATGT containing:
- the LOC132911787 gene encoding rhotekin-like isoform X2 — protein: MAPRRKSIGSLRVPLTNSLNKENNYLRSLSDFQARVRRRESIRNYKNVAEYDLEQKIKLETKIKEGSARLLAAAQHPAQSLEAARALFTSNKRMSAYMVELEDRGKDASLKTSSDSKSKLSISDLRFPLMWRDSDYFKNRGDYRRFAIFCIVRIGAEIQDTSLLFPIDRKQTDISFPDVLLFSNVSAEFELSLEVYSHILQEDFSIASTPRKIRRTIHSSISKTVGRKFAAALRNENESNKAPQFELLAYAKMTLNDTDENIRSHDLILNNVGSKANALPLFGHFCCRLAVQPYYIDKEVCAGFAIINNRRCWIRLRSFQIEVWKSKKCLEKLEKPMYTICVKKETIVRRSKSTKNQLRIINHLNGNEIRDVIELYSNEDVQEWFEKLETCIKEYVRWKHAAITVQQIRHSEYLNENIMNTFNGRNKRHRSLYDETSLTDNICREENILCST
- the LOC132911787 gene encoding rhotekin-like isoform X1, whose product is MAPRRKSIGSLRVPLTNSLNKENNYLRSLSDFQARVRRRESIRNYKNVAEYDLEQKIKLETKIKEGSARLLAAAQHPAQSLEAARALFTSNKRMSAYMVELEDRGKDASLKTSSSDSKSKLSISDLRFPLMWRDSDYFKNRGDYRRFAIFCIVRIGAEIQDTSLLFPIDRKQTDISFPDVLLFSNVSAEFELSLEVYSHILQEDFSIASTPRKIRRTIHSSISKTVGRKFAAALRNENESNKAPQFELLAYAKMTLNDTDENIRSHDLILNNVGSKANALPLFGHFCCRLAVQPYYIDKEVCAGFAIINNRRCWIRLRSFQIEVWKSKKCLEKLEKPMYTICVKKETIVRRSKSTKNQLRIINHLNGNEIRDVIELYSNEDVQEWFEKLETCIKEYVRWKHAAITVQQIRHSEYLNENIMNTFNGRNKRHRSLYDETSLTDNICREENILCST